The following are from one region of the Pectobacterium actinidiae genome:
- the serS gene encoding serine--tRNA ligase — translation MLDPNLLRNELDAVAEKLLARRGFKLDVETLRKQEERRKVLQVETENLQAERNSRSKEIGAAKARGEDIEPLRREVNTLGEKLDAAKAELDQLQNDIRDLALTIPNLPDDSVPLGKDDTQNQEVTRWGEPRKYDFPVRDHVELGEMAAGLDFAAAVKLTGARFVVMKGQIARLHRALAQFMLDLHTQQHGYQEAYVPYLVNHATLYGTGQLPKFGEDLFHTTPLSEEAESSSYALIPTAEVPLTNLVRDEILDEESLPLKMTAHTPCFRSEAGSYGRDTRGLIRMHQFDKVELVQIVRPEDSMQALEELTTHAETVLQLLKLPYRKVLLCTGDMGFGSTKTYDLEVWLPAQDTYREISSCSNMWDFQARRMQARCRSKSDKKTRLVHTLNGSGLAVGRTLVAVLENYQQADGRIEVPEVLRPYMGGLEFIG, via the coding sequence ATGCTCGATCCCAATTTACTGCGTAATGAGCTAGACGCAGTCGCCGAAAAGTTACTGGCTCGCAGAGGCTTTAAGCTGGATGTTGAGACCCTGCGTAAGCAGGAAGAACGTCGTAAAGTATTGCAGGTAGAAACCGAAAACCTGCAGGCAGAGCGTAACTCCCGATCGAAAGAGATTGGTGCAGCGAAAGCACGCGGTGAAGATATCGAGCCTTTGCGTCGTGAAGTTAACACATTAGGCGAAAAACTGGATGCCGCGAAAGCAGAGCTGGATCAGTTGCAGAATGACATTCGCGATCTGGCGTTAACCATTCCAAACCTGCCGGATGACTCTGTGCCGCTTGGAAAAGACGATACGCAGAATCAGGAAGTTACTCGCTGGGGTGAGCCGCGTAAGTATGATTTCCCGGTACGCGATCATGTTGAACTCGGAGAGATGGCTGCCGGACTGGATTTTGCTGCTGCCGTGAAATTAACCGGTGCGCGTTTTGTCGTGATGAAAGGACAGATTGCCCGTCTGCATCGTGCGCTTGCCCAATTCATGTTGGATTTGCACACACAACAGCATGGTTATCAGGAAGCGTATGTCCCTTATCTGGTAAACCACGCCACGCTATACGGTACGGGCCAGTTGCCTAAATTTGGTGAAGATCTGTTCCATACCACCCCGCTGAGCGAAGAAGCAGAAAGCAGCAGCTATGCGCTGATTCCGACGGCTGAAGTCCCCTTGACCAATTTGGTGCGCGACGAGATTCTGGATGAAGAATCCTTACCGTTGAAAATGACTGCACACACGCCGTGCTTCCGTTCAGAAGCGGGCTCGTATGGTCGTGATACGCGCGGATTGATTCGTATGCACCAGTTTGACAAGGTTGAACTGGTACAAATCGTCCGTCCTGAAGATTCCATGCAGGCGCTGGAAGAATTAACGACCCACGCCGAAACCGTGCTGCAACTGCTGAAATTACCGTATCGTAAGGTCTTGCTGTGCACGGGGGATATGGGCTTTGGTTCCACCAAAACTTACGATCTGGAAGTCTGGTTGCCGGCGCAGGACACGTACCGTGAAATCTCTTCCTGCTCAAACATGTGGGATTTCCAGGCGCGCCGTATGCAGGCACGCTGCCGCAGTAAGTCCGATAAGAAGACTCGACTGGTTCACACGTTGAACGGTTCTGGTCTGGCAGTGGGTCGTACACTGGTGGCCGTTCTGGAAAACTACCAGCAGGCTGATGGCCGTATCGAGGTTCCTGAAGTGCTGCGTCCGTATATGGGCGGGCTGGAATTTATTGGCTAA
- a CDS encoding replication-associated recombination protein A, with amino-acid sequence MSNLSLDFSHNEFQPLAARMRPATLAQYIGQQHLLGAGKPLPRAIEAGQLHSMILWGPPGTGKTTLAELIGHYGQADVERISAVTSGIKEIREAIERARQNRNAGRRTILFVDEVHRFNKSQQDAFLPHIEDGTITFIGATTENPSFELNSALLSRARVYLLKALTAEDIEQVLQQAMSDSERGYGGQNIVLPAETARMLAELVNGDARRALNSLEMMADMAEIDAQGMRVLTPALLNEIAGERSARFDNKGDRYYDLISALHKSVRGSAPDAALYWYARIITAGGDPLYVARRLLAIASEDVGNADPRAMQVAISAWDCFTRVGPAEGERAIAQAIVYLACAPKSNAVYSAFKAAMQDAREKPDYDVPEHLRNAPTRLMKEMGLGAEYRYAHNEPNAYAAGESYFPPEMADTHYYAPTSRGLEGKIGEKLAWLATQDQNSPTKRYR; translated from the coding sequence GTGAGCAATCTGTCCCTTGATTTTTCCCATAATGAATTCCAACCGCTGGCCGCACGTATGCGGCCTGCGACGTTGGCACAGTATATCGGTCAACAGCACCTGTTAGGTGCCGGTAAGCCTCTGCCACGGGCCATTGAGGCTGGGCAGTTACACTCAATGATTCTCTGGGGGCCGCCAGGAACGGGAAAAACCACGCTGGCAGAACTGATCGGGCATTACGGGCAAGCGGATGTTGAACGTATTTCCGCTGTGACATCCGGTATCAAGGAAATTCGTGAAGCGATTGAGCGCGCCCGACAAAATCGCAATGCGGGGCGTCGCACTATTTTGTTTGTCGATGAGGTCCATCGTTTCAACAAAAGTCAGCAGGATGCATTTCTGCCACATATTGAAGATGGAACGATCACCTTTATTGGTGCGACAACGGAAAATCCTTCTTTCGAACTCAATTCCGCATTGTTATCGCGCGCCCGCGTCTATTTGCTAAAAGCGCTGACGGCAGAAGATATCGAGCAGGTCTTGCAGCAGGCAATGAGCGACAGCGAGAGAGGGTACGGCGGACAGAATATTGTCCTGCCAGCCGAAACTGCGCGAATGCTGGCCGAATTGGTCAACGGTGATGCCAGGCGTGCACTGAATAGTCTCGAAATGATGGCGGACATGGCGGAAATTGACGCGCAGGGCATGCGTGTCCTGACGCCAGCACTCCTCAACGAAATTGCTGGCGAGCGTAGTGCTCGCTTTGATAACAAAGGCGATCGCTATTACGACCTGATTTCAGCGTTACATAAATCGGTAAGAGGCTCTGCGCCTGATGCGGCGCTTTATTGGTACGCGAGAATCATCACCGCTGGCGGCGATCCGCTGTATGTTGCCCGACGGCTGTTGGCGATTGCGTCGGAAGACGTCGGTAATGCGGATCCGCGTGCGATGCAAGTGGCGATCTCCGCCTGGGATTGCTTTACCCGCGTTGGTCCGGCAGAAGGGGAGCGCGCCATCGCTCAGGCGATTGTTTATCTGGCCTGTGCTCCTAAAAGTAACGCGGTATATAGCGCGTTTAAAGCCGCGATGCAGGATGCACGTGAAAAGCCAGATTATGATGTTCCCGAGCATTTGCGCAATGCGCCTACCCGGTTGATGAAAGAAATGGGGCTCGGAGCAGAATATCGGTACGCACACAATGAACCCAATGCCTATGCGGCTGGTGAGAGCTATTTTCCGCCGGAAATGGCCGATACGCACTATTACGCGCCGACCTCACGTGGCCTTGAGGGTAAAATTGGTGAAAAGCTCGCCTGGCTTGCCACTCAGGATCAAAATAGCCCGACAAAACGCTACCGTTGA